Within Dysosmobacter sp. Marseille-Q4140, the genomic segment GGTGGCCTCGCCGGTGGTGCCGCAGACGATGACGGCGTCGGTGCCGTTTTGGAGCTGGAAGTCCAGCAGACGGCCCAGTGCGGCAAAATTCACGGTCTCATTGGTGAAGGGCGTGACGATGGCCACGCCGGAGCCGGTAAACAGGGGTTTGCGCATGATATGTACCTCCTATACAAGTCCGCCCGGATGTTGTCTCCATTGTATAGGATCATTCTATGCGGGATAATCCGAATTTGTGCCGAAAACCATGCAAAACATGCTGCCTTGTCCCGACGGAAAAGCCGGGCGCCTTTTGGGCGCCCGGCTCCTTCGTCACTGTGTACAGGAAACCGATCAGTCCATGTAGCCCTTGGCACACAGCAGCTCCGCCAGGAGCACCGCGCCGCCGGCCGCGCCCCGGAGGGTGTTGTGGCTCAGGCACACGAACTTGTAGTCGTACTGGCTGTCGGGCCGCAGGCGGCCGATGGACACGGCCATGCCGTGCTCCAGGTTCCGGTCCAGACGGGTCTGGGGCCGGTTCTCCTCCTCAAAGTAGTGGAGGAACTGCTTGGGAGCGGAGGGCAGGTCCAGCTCCTGGGCGGGGCCCCGGAAGGCGGCCCAGTCGGCCTTGATCTGCTCCATGGAGGGTGCCTTTCCGTCGGCGAACTTCATGAACACGGCGGCCATGTGGCCGTCCTGGCAGGCCACCCGGAAGCACTGGGCGGTGATGGCGGGGCCGGCGGCCTTGACGATCTTGCCGTCCTCGATGTGACCCCAGAGCTTCAGGGGCTCGGTCTCGCTCTTCTCCTCCTCGCCGCCGATGAAGGGGATGCAGTTGTCCACCATCTCGGGCCAGCGCTCAAAGGTCTTGCCGGCGCCGGAGATGGCCTGATAGGTGCACACCAGCGCCTTCTCCAGGCCGTACTTCTTCAGCGGGTGCAGGGCGGGGACGTAGCTCTGGAGGGAGCAGTTGGACTTGACGGCGATGAAGCCCCGCTTGGTCCCCAGGCGCTTGCGCTGGGACTCGATAACGGCGATGTGGTCGGCGTTGATCTCCGGCACCACCATGGGCACGTCGTCGGTCCAGCGGTGGGCGGAGTTGTTGGAGACGATGGGGCACTCCAGCTTGGCGTACTTCTCCTCCAGGGCCCGGATCTCCTCCTTCTTCATATCCACGGCGCAGAAGCAGAAGTCCACCATGGAGGCCAGCTTTTCCGCGTCGGCCTCGGCGTCCAGGACCACGATGCTCTTGGCCTCCTCCGGCATGGGGACATCCAGGGCCCAGCGGCCGGCCACGGCCTCGGCATAGGGCTTGCCGGCGCTGCGGGCGCTGGCCGCCAGGGCGGTCAGACGGAACCAGGGGTGGTTCTCCATGAGGGTGATGAACCGCTGGCCCACCATGCCGGTGGCGCCGATGATGCCCACTTTGTACTCTTTCATATGCGTTTCCTCCTGCTGCGATGTTGCGGCGGGGGCCGGAACCGGCCCCCGTCGATTTTTGGTTGAATGTGTCGCCGGTTTGTACTATAATGGGTTCCATTGGGAACGACCATGGCCTGTACTTGTGGGACGGACATTTGTATGTATATTAGCATACTTTTCTGCCCCAGTCAAGGCCGCGGATATTGGGGAGGATTCATGAAAAAACTGCTTGCGACTGTGATGCTCGTTGTGATATTTTTTACCCTGAGCGCTGTGACCGCCTCGGCCGCCGTGACGAACAACACGGTGAAGGTGGGGCTGCGGTACGGCTCGTCGGTGATGGAGTCCGCCAACCTGGAGAACGCCCAGGGCAGCGGCTACGCCTTCGGCTATTTCGACGGCAACCGCCAGTTCGTGCCCATGGGGTACACCGACGTGACCACCATCACCATGACCCCCGACGTCTGGGGCGGCATCACTGTGACGGTGACCGGCACCAGCCAGGTGGTCTACTCCTGCATGGACAGCACCCTGGGCGTCATGCCCCAGGACCCGGGGGGAGACCCCATCACCTGGTTCAAGGGCTACCGCTACCGGGGCGGGTTTGAGTACACCTGCTCCAACGGCGGGCTCCAGGTGGTCAACGTGGTGGGGCTGGAGGACTACGTCAAGGGCGTCATCCCCCACGAGATGAACGGCAACTGGCCCCTGGAGGCGCTGAAGGCCCAGGCGGTCTGTGCCCGGACCTTCGCCTGCCGCAGCACCAAGCACGCCTCTTACGGCTTTGACGTCTGCGCCACCGTCGACTGCCAGGTCTACAACGGCGTTTCCACCTCCACGCCCCTCAGCGACCAGGCGGTGAACGAGACCGCCGGGCAGTGCATCCGGTACAACGGACAGCTGATCGAGGCGGTGTACCACTCCTCCGACGGCGGCGCCACGGAGGACGGCGCCAAGGTCTGGGGCGGGGACACGCCCTACCTCAAGGGCAAGACGGACCCCTATGAGGCCCAGACCACCATCCCCAACTACAACTACACCGTTACATATACCCCGACGGAGCTGACCTGGGTCCTCCAGAACAGCGGCTACTCCATCGGCAACGTGGTGGACGTGTACGTGGCGGAGCGGTCTGCCCTGGGCAACGTCACCAAGGTGGTCTTTGTGGACGACACCGGCAAGAGCCTGACCGTCACCGGCCAGGCGTGCTCCAACGCCTTTTACAGCACCACGCTGAATAAGAACGTGGCCAGCCTCCGGTTCACCATCTCCGGCGGCTCCGGCGGCGGAGGCTTCTCCGTCAACGGCTCCTCCTCGCTCCAGAGCCTCACCGGCGCCTCGGTGATCTCCGGCAAGGGGACGCTCTCCTCCTTGCAGGAGGGGACCCACAGCGCCGTCACCTCCTCCGGCACCGTGACGCTGAGCGCCTCCGGCGCCTCCGGTTCCTCCGGCGGCAGCCAGTTCGTGATCACCGGCACCGGAAACGGGCACAATGTGGGCATGAGCCAGTACGGCGCCAAGGCCATGGCGGAGCTGGGATATACCTATGTGGATATCCTCAATTTCTATTACACCGGTGTGACCATCGGATAAGGAGACCCGAAGATGCAGACCCATGATTTTTACTACGACCTGCCCCAGGAGCTGATCGCCCAGACCCCCATCGAGAAGCGGGACGCCTCCCGGCTCATGACATTGGACCGGCGGACCGGCGCGGTGGGGCACCACCATTTCTATGACCTGCCGGACTTCCTCAACCCCGGCGACTGCCTGATCCTGAACAACTCCCGGGTGCTGCCCGCCCGGCTGCTGGGCTCCCGGCTGCCCGGCGGCGGCGCCTGCGAGGTGCTGCTGCTGACCGACAAGGGGGACAAGGTGTGGGAGTGCCTGGTCCGCCCGGGGAAGAAGCTGCGCCCGGGCACCCGCCTGACCTTCGGCGAGGGGGCCCTGACGGCGGAGATCGTGGACGTGCTGGAGGGCGGCAACCGCCTGGTGCGCTTCGACTACGAGGGCATCTTCCTGGAGACCCTGGAAAAACTGGGCAAGATGCCCCTGCCGCCCTATATCAAGGAGGAGCTTCAGGACCAGGAGCGCTACCAGACCGTCTACTCCAAGGTCCTGGGCAGCGCCGCCGCCCCCACGGCGGGGCTCCACTTCACGCCGGAGCTGCTGGAGACCATCGCCGCCAAGGGCGTGGGCATCGGCTATGTGACGCTCCACGTGGGCCTGGGCACCTTCCGGCCCGTGAAGGAGGACAACATCGAGGACCACCCCATGCACAGCGAGTTCTGCACCATCTCCCAGGAGACGGCGGACCTCATCAACCGCACCCGTGCCGGCGGCGGCCGGTGCATCTGCGTGGGCACCACCTCCTGCCGGACCCTGGAGTCCTGGGCGGCGGAGGACGGCCACATGGAGCCCCGGTCCGGCTGGACGGATATCTATATCTACCCCGGCTACAAGTTCAAGGTGATGGACGGCCTGGTGACCAACTTCCACCTGCCGGAGTCCACCCTCATCATGCTGGTGTCCGCCTTCGCCGGGCGGGAGCACGT encodes:
- the asd gene encoding aspartate-semialdehyde dehydrogenase; the protein is MKEYKVGIIGATGMVGQRFITLMENHPWFRLTALAASARSAGKPYAEAVAGRWALDVPMPEEAKSIVVLDAEADAEKLASMVDFCFCAVDMKKEEIRALEEKYAKLECPIVSNNSAHRWTDDVPMVVPEINADHIAVIESQRKRLGTKRGFIAVKSNCSLQSYVPALHPLKKYGLEKALVCTYQAISGAGKTFERWPEMVDNCIPFIGGEEEKSETEPLKLWGHIEDGKIVKAAGPAITAQCFRVACQDGHMAAVFMKFADGKAPSMEQIKADWAAFRGPAQELDLPSAPKQFLHYFEEENRPQTRLDRNLEHGMAVSIGRLRPDSQYDYKFVCLSHNTLRGAAGGAVLLAELLCAKGYMD
- a CDS encoding SpoIID/LytB domain-containing protein; protein product: MKKLLATVMLVVIFFTLSAVTASAAVTNNTVKVGLRYGSSVMESANLENAQGSGYAFGYFDGNRQFVPMGYTDVTTITMTPDVWGGITVTVTGTSQVVYSCMDSTLGVMPQDPGGDPITWFKGYRYRGGFEYTCSNGGLQVVNVVGLEDYVKGVIPHEMNGNWPLEALKAQAVCARTFACRSTKHASYGFDVCATVDCQVYNGVSTSTPLSDQAVNETAGQCIRYNGQLIEAVYHSSDGGATEDGAKVWGGDTPYLKGKTDPYEAQTTIPNYNYTVTYTPTELTWVLQNSGYSIGNVVDVYVAERSALGNVTKVVFVDDTGKSLTVTGQACSNAFYSTTLNKNVASLRFTISGGSGGGGFSVNGSSSLQSLTGASVISGKGTLSSLQEGTHSAVTSSGTVTLSASGASGSSGGSQFVITGTGNGHNVGMSQYGAKAMAELGYTYVDILNFYYTGVTIG
- the queA gene encoding tRNA preQ1(34) S-adenosylmethionine ribosyltransferase-isomerase QueA — protein: MQTHDFYYDLPQELIAQTPIEKRDASRLMTLDRRTGAVGHHHFYDLPDFLNPGDCLILNNSRVLPARLLGSRLPGGGACEVLLLTDKGDKVWECLVRPGKKLRPGTRLTFGEGALTAEIVDVLEGGNRLVRFDYEGIFLETLEKLGKMPLPPYIKEELQDQERYQTVYSKVLGSAAAPTAGLHFTPELLETIAAKGVGIGYVTLHVGLGTFRPVKEDNIEDHPMHSEFCTISQETADLINRTRAGGGRCICVGTTSCRTLESWAAEDGHMEPRSGWTDIYIYPGYKFKVMDGLVTNFHLPESTLIMLVSAFAGREHVLTAYAEAVREKYRFFSFGDAMFLS